A single window of Psychromonas ingrahamii 37 DNA harbors:
- a CDS encoding Na+/H+ antiporter family protein yields MNPVVLSVCVMLALSLMRINVVIALTLSALIGGLSAGMSVSDTVSAFEGGLGGGATIALSYAMLGAFAVAISKSGITDLLAQTVINKVHGRHPDHLTYVIKYVVLSLILLITISSQNIIPVHIAFIPILIPPLISVFTKLRLDRRLVACILTFGLITPYMVLPIGFGGIFLNNILLKNLHDNGLEVTASQVPTAMILPALGMVTGLLIAVFISYRKPRDYPQGESLFTPAENQKPAKTPLNKRHIVVALIAISATLSIQLLSGSMIVGALAGFVVFTFGGVIAWKETQDVFTKGVHMMAMIGFIMIAAAGFTAVMKATGSVDTLVEMLSANIGQNKPLAAVLMLVVGLLVTMGIGSSFSTIPIIATIYVPLALSFGFSPMAIIALVGTAAALGDAGSPASDSTLGPTAGLNADGKHDHIWDTVVPTFIHYNLPLMVFGWIAAMSL; encoded by the coding sequence ATCAACCCCGTTGTACTCTCAGTCTGCGTGATGCTGGCTTTGTCTTTAATGCGTATTAATGTAGTAATAGCATTAACATTAAGTGCATTAATCGGAGGGTTAAGTGCCGGTATGTCAGTCTCTGATACCGTCAGTGCTTTTGAAGGAGGATTGGGTGGCGGTGCAACCATTGCATTAAGTTACGCTATGCTGGGTGCATTTGCAGTGGCAATTTCTAAATCAGGTATTACCGATTTATTAGCACAAACAGTTATTAATAAAGTACATGGCAGGCACCCGGATCATTTAACCTACGTGATAAAATATGTGGTGTTATCTTTAATTTTATTAATAACTATTTCATCACAGAATATTATCCCTGTGCATATCGCCTTTATTCCCATTTTAATTCCACCACTGATCAGCGTATTTACAAAATTACGTTTAGACAGACGCTTAGTGGCGTGTATATTAACCTTTGGTTTAATCACGCCTTATATGGTTTTACCGATAGGTTTTGGCGGTATCTTTTTAAATAATATATTATTAAAAAATTTACATGATAATGGCCTGGAAGTAACCGCCAGCCAGGTTCCAACAGCAATGATCTTACCTGCTTTAGGTATGGTTACCGGTTTACTGATTGCAGTCTTTATTAGCTACCGTAAGCCACGGGATTATCCTCAGGGAGAGTCACTATTTACACCCGCAGAAAATCAAAAACCCGCAAAAACCCCCTTAAACAAGCGCCATATAGTGGTTGCCTTGATTGCAATTTCAGCAACATTAAGCATACAGTTATTGTCAGGCTCGATGATAGTCGGCGCATTGGCTGGATTTGTCGTCTTTACCTTTGGTGGTGTTATAGCTTGGAAAGAAACGCAAGATGTATTTACTAAAGGTGTGCATATGATGGCAATGATCGGTTTTATTATGATTGCCGCTGCCGGTTTTACAGCCGTAATGAAAGCCACGGGTAGCGTAGACACCCTGGTTGAGATGTTATCTGCAAATATTGGCCAAAATAAACCACTAGCAGCCGTATTAATGCTGGTAGTCGGTTTGTTAGTGACCATGGGAATAGGCTCTTCTTTTTCAACTATTCCAATTATTGCCACTATTTACGTTCCTCTTGCCCTCTCATTTGGATTTTCACCGATGGCAATCATCGCATTAGTTGGAACAGCAGCGGCGTTGGGGGATGCAGGTTCACCGGCGTCGGACTCGACTCTGGGGCCGACAGCGGGTCTAAACGCCGATGGTAAACACGATCATATTTGGGATACCGTTGTACCGACCTTTATTCACTATAACCTACCCTTAATGGTATTTGGCTGGATTGCAGCGATGAGTTTGTAA
- a CDS encoding aminoacyl-histidine dipeptidase: MQALHSTIASPVWSYFSTICSIPHPSKHDRKLADWIIHWAKEKNISCVQDEIGNLILKKAASHGYENNTAIILQAHLDMVPQKNNNIDHNFLTDAIKPIIEGEWLRADNTTLGADNGIGMAACLAVLADNTLQHGPLEVLLTTDEETGMTGAFGLKANALQGKILLNTDSEQEGELFVGCAGGVNVTVTLPYEIMEREPDNSAFEICLDGLKGGHSGCDINLGRANAIKTLVSVLNNLEGIPFHLAYFEGGSLRNAIPREASCVIICDPQYQNSIEIIINTLQKNLCSQFKASEPNLALSVKSCALPGFILTHKSQANLLTSLTQCNNGVFSMDNNFSDVVQTSSNLGVVSQNRNNRGVFDIQVLVRSQVEQEKQAEAQKIAQQFEQHDATVSLTGNYPGWTPNPHSEIYKTVEKQYVKLFDKQPKAMVIHAGLECGLFSAEYPQWDMISFGPTIKFPHSPDEKVQINSVDKFWQLLVATLKAID, encoded by the coding sequence ATGCAGGCTTTACACTCAACAATCGCTTCCCCCGTTTGGTCTTATTTCTCGACTATTTGCTCTATCCCGCATCCTTCTAAACACGATCGGAAACTTGCAGATTGGATAATCCATTGGGCGAAAGAAAAAAATATAAGCTGTGTACAAGATGAAATTGGTAATCTAATTTTAAAAAAAGCCGCAAGTCATGGTTATGAAAATAACACGGCTATTATTCTTCAGGCGCACCTTGATATGGTGCCGCAAAAAAACAACAATATTGACCACAATTTTTTAACCGATGCGATTAAGCCTATTATCGAGGGTGAATGGTTACGCGCTGACAATACAACATTGGGTGCAGATAACGGGATCGGCATGGCAGCTTGTTTAGCTGTATTAGCTGATAACACACTACAGCATGGCCCCCTTGAAGTACTTTTAACAACCGACGAAGAAACCGGCATGACCGGTGCATTTGGCCTGAAAGCGAATGCACTCCAGGGAAAAATCCTACTTAATACGGATTCTGAACAAGAAGGTGAACTTTTTGTGGGTTGTGCGGGAGGCGTTAATGTAACGGTGACCCTACCCTATGAAATAATGGAACGTGAACCGGACAACAGTGCGTTTGAAATTTGTCTGGATGGCCTTAAGGGAGGGCATTCCGGTTGTGATATTAATTTGGGCCGTGCAAATGCAATAAAAACACTGGTATCAGTGTTGAACAACCTCGAGGGCATTCCATTTCACCTTGCGTATTTTGAAGGCGGCAGTTTACGTAATGCTATTCCACGAGAAGCGAGTTGTGTCATTATTTGTGACCCTCAGTATCAAAATAGTATAGAAATCATCATCAATACCCTGCAAAAAAATCTCTGTAGTCAATTTAAAGCGTCTGAGCCTAATTTAGCACTTTCGGTGAAATCCTGTGCCTTACCCGGTTTTATCTTAACCCATAAAAGCCAAGCTAATTTATTAACCAGCCTGACCCAATGTAATAATGGAGTATTCAGTATGGATAATAATTTTTCTGATGTAGTGCAAACCTCTTCAAATTTAGGCGTTGTTTCACAAAACAGAAATAACCGTGGCGTTTTTGATATTCAGGTCTTAGTACGTTCTCAGGTTGAGCAGGAAAAACAAGCTGAAGCACAAAAAATTGCACAACAATTTGAGCAGCATGATGCAACCGTTTCGTTGACGGGTAACTATCCCGGCTGGACGCCAAACCCGCACTCAGAAATTTATAAAACAGTTGAAAAACAATATGTTAAACTTTTTGACAAACAGCCCAAAGCAATGGTGATTCATGCAGGATTAGAATGCGGTTTGTTTAGTGCTGAATATCCACAATGGGATATGATTTCATTCGGCCCAACCATTAAATTTCCGCATAGCCCCGATGAAAAAGTGCAGATCAACAGTGTTGATAAATTTTGGCAATTATTAGTGGCAACATTAAAAGCGATTGATTAG
- a CDS encoding tRNA-uridine aminocarboxypropyltransferase, with translation MSKRAVCKRCLKAQSACICSAIQLIDNQHFVHVLQDPGEEKNAIGTARILGLSLKRSKISVGVLFDAGLFDLQNSYLVFPDASAVPTEQLVNLKKINNHSVFILLDGSWKKAYKLLMSNVFLQNLPKISINIDKKSEYRIRKSPRDDGLSTVEAGYYLLSQLEENKEKFVPLLTSFNRMIDYQIASMPAAIYKKHYLDKKPTSKEMFK, from the coding sequence ATGAGTAAAAGAGCTGTTTGCAAACGCTGCTTAAAAGCCCAATCTGCCTGTATCTGCTCAGCGATCCAGTTGATTGATAATCAACACTTTGTGCATGTATTGCAAGATCCCGGTGAAGAAAAAAATGCGATAGGCACTGCGCGAATTTTGGGGCTGTCATTAAAACGATCAAAAATTAGCGTAGGGGTATTGTTTGATGCCGGTTTATTTGATTTACAGAATAGCTATTTAGTTTTTCCCGATGCCTCGGCAGTCCCTACGGAGCAGCTTGTTAATCTGAAAAAAATTAATAACCACAGCGTTTTTATTTTGCTCGATGGCAGTTGGAAAAAAGCCTACAAATTATTGATGAGTAATGTTTTTTTACAGAATTTGCCGAAGATATCAATTAATATAGATAAAAAAAGCGAGTATCGTATTCGTAAATCACCACGTGATGATGGTTTGTCGACGGTTGAAGCGGGTTATTATTTACTTTCCCAATTGGAAGAAAATAAAGAAAAATTTGTCCCCTTATTAACCAGTTTTAATAGAATGATCGACTATCAAATAGCATCTATGCCGGCGGCGATCTATAAAAAGCACTATCTGGATAAAAAACCAACATCCAAAGAAATGTTTAAGTGA
- the arfB gene encoding alternative ribosome rescue aminoacyl-tRNA hydrolase ArfB, with translation MLKISNNVELADWEIDMTAIRAQGAGGQNVNKVSSAIHLRFDIKKSTLPDFYKERLLALSDSRITGDGVIIIKAQSHRTQEKNRDDALQRLKNLIVSAAVVQKVRRATRATKGSQRKRMDKKTQRGRIKNLRSKNNDD, from the coding sequence ATGTTAAAAATATCAAATAATGTCGAGCTTGCTGACTGGGAAATCGACATGACTGCCATTCGTGCACAGGGAGCCGGCGGGCAAAATGTGAACAAAGTTTCCAGCGCGATTCATTTACGCTTTGATATCAAAAAATCAACCTTACCCGATTTTTATAAAGAGAGATTATTAGCATTATCCGATAGCCGTATCACAGGCGATGGCGTGATAATAATCAAAGCTCAAAGCCATCGCACGCAAGAGAAAAATAGAGATGATGCACTGCAGCGTTTAAAGAACCTGATTGTCTCGGCAGCTGTGGTTCAAAAAGTACGACGAGCGACGAGAGCCACAAAAGGTTCACAACGTAAACGTATGGATAAAAAAACCCAAAGGGGACGGATTAAAAATCTGCGCAGTAAAAATAATGATGATTAA
- a CDS encoding Spy/CpxP family protein refolding chaperone gives MNNKKLSIIALALGLTFANISVSQAHGGMQNNAGGWMHGGMMDSGIMNGGMMNGGMMNGGMINGGMMYGGMMNGGMMNGGMMNGGMMNGGMMNGGMMFSSLNLTGEQQQQIQSIMTAAMASMHSGPNMMTNMQASTAESQALLNSPTFDDAKAREIISKQQALMVDNQLQMLKAHHHAFQVLTEAQQEQVNTLMAEHLALMQQYMKGFQQ, from the coding sequence ATGAACAATAAAAAACTTAGCATCATAGCATTGGCGCTTGGCCTTACTTTCGCCAATATTTCAGTGAGTCAGGCACACGGAGGTATGCAAAATAATGCCGGTGGCTGGATGCACGGCGGCATGATGGATAGCGGAATAATGAATGGTGGCATGATGAATGGTGGCATGATGAATGGTGGCATGATAAATGGCGGCATGATGTATGGTGGTATGATGAATGGCGGCATGATGAATGGTGGCATGATGAATGGCGGCATGATGAATGGTGGCATGATGAATGGCGGCATGATGTTCTCATCATTAAACCTGACGGGTGAACAGCAGCAGCAAATTCAATCTATTATGACAGCGGCTATGGCTTCGATGCACAGTGGGCCAAACATGATGACAAATATGCAAGCTAGTACAGCAGAATCACAAGCACTGTTAAATAGCCCAACCTTTGACGACGCTAAAGCACGTGAAATAATAAGTAAACAGCAGGCCTTAATGGTTGATAATCAATTGCAGATGTTAAAAGCACATCATCACGCGTTTCAAGTGTTAACTGAGGCGCAGCAAGAACAAGTTAATACTTTGATGGCAGAACATCTTGCCCTGATGCAGCAATATATGAAGGGGTTTCAGCAGTAG
- the glgX gene encoding glycogen debranching protein GlgX, translating to MYELLPGKTHPIGATVEDGGVNFCLYCDERSTSVELLLFEQHNALEPYEIIRFDPLIHRSFYFWHIFVKGLPEKTHYAYRVGGPFQPENGLVFDPQKVLIDPYSKGINCSLWQRNDACKAGDNLHTSMRSCVLKLTDYDWQGDSPPNHHLNESIIYEMNVGGFTKSPTSGVKHPGTYAGIIEKIPYLTALGITAVELLPIFEFEDSEVRYFNGNKLVNYWGYSTINFFAPHSGYCVNPQEGNHLDEFRDLVKALHQADISVILDVVFNHTDESDHRGPVYSFKGFANNSYYFLMDKHKNFYCNYSGCGNTFKCNHPIGEKFIVDCLEYWVRDMHVDGFRFDEGTILARGDNGNLIANPPVVWAIELSEQLADTKVIAEAWDAEGGYLVGSFPGHRWAEWNGLYRDDLRDFVRGKAGMLGTFARRITGSADIYESQYELPGNSINFINSHDGFTLNDLVSYNHKHNQANGENNSDGIDNNRSWNCGVEGITDNPQINMLRKRQIKNFAAILMLSKGVPMFVAGDEICRTQQGNNNAYCQDNELSWFNWQDVDTNKSMLQFWQRLIAFRKVHPRLFRNKYYNSEINKSGLSDILWHGCELGKPGWYDPSGLALAMTLGERADGEDIHIMFNMYWEGLEFELPDIEGEKWYRAIDTFLSSPLDIAKTGEEIVHSGSHYKVNARSVVVLISKKDPIC from the coding sequence ATGTATGAATTACTGCCAGGTAAAACCCATCCTATCGGTGCCACGGTGGAGGATGGGGGGGTTAATTTTTGCCTCTATTGTGATGAACGATCAACCTCCGTCGAGCTGCTTCTGTTTGAACAGCATAATGCGCTTGAACCTTACGAGATTATCCGGTTCGATCCCCTGATTCATCGTAGCTTTTATTTTTGGCATATTTTTGTAAAGGGTTTACCGGAAAAAACACATTATGCTTACCGTGTTGGTGGCCCTTTTCAACCTGAAAACGGGCTGGTTTTTGATCCGCAAAAAGTATTAATTGATCCCTACTCAAAAGGTATTAATTGTAGTTTATGGCAGCGAAATGATGCCTGCAAAGCGGGTGATAATCTGCACACTTCGATGCGCAGTTGCGTACTCAAGCTAACGGATTATGACTGGCAGGGTGATAGCCCTCCTAATCATCATCTCAATGAAAGTATTATTTATGAGATGAATGTCGGCGGATTTACTAAATCACCGACCTCCGGGGTAAAACATCCGGGTACCTATGCAGGCATAATAGAAAAAATACCCTATTTAACAGCATTAGGTATTACGGCGGTAGAGTTGTTACCCATATTTGAATTTGAAGACTCTGAGGTGCGTTATTTTAATGGCAATAAATTAGTTAATTATTGGGGATATAGCACCATTAATTTTTTTGCACCGCATTCGGGGTACTGTGTCAATCCACAGGAAGGTAACCACCTTGATGAATTTAGAGATCTCGTTAAGGCGCTACACCAGGCTGATATTAGTGTGATTCTGGATGTTGTTTTTAACCACACCGATGAAAGTGATCATCGAGGGCCAGTTTACTCTTTTAAAGGTTTTGCTAATAATAGCTATTATTTTTTAATGGATAAGCATAAAAATTTTTACTGTAATTATTCTGGATGCGGTAATACTTTTAAATGCAACCATCCTATTGGTGAAAAATTTATTGTTGATTGTTTAGAATATTGGGTGCGGGATATGCATGTCGATGGTTTTCGTTTTGACGAAGGCACTATCTTAGCACGTGGGGATAACGGTAATTTAATTGCCAATCCTCCCGTTGTTTGGGCTATCGAATTATCTGAACAATTAGCCGATACTAAGGTGATTGCAGAAGCTTGGGATGCGGAGGGAGGATATCTGGTGGGATCTTTCCCCGGACATCGTTGGGCGGAGTGGAACGGTCTTTATCGAGATGATCTGCGTGATTTTGTGCGCGGTAAAGCGGGTATGCTGGGCACGTTTGCCCGGCGTATTACCGGCAGTGCCGATATCTACGAGTCCCAATATGAATTACCCGGTAACAGTATTAATTTTATTAATTCCCATGATGGTTTTACCCTTAATGATCTTGTGTCCTATAACCATAAACATAATCAGGCGAATGGGGAAAATAATAGTGATGGTATTGATAATAACAGAAGTTGGAATTGTGGTGTTGAGGGTATAACCGATAATCCACAAATCAATATGCTGCGCAAGCGACAAATCAAAAATTTTGCCGCTATTTTAATGTTATCCAAAGGTGTCCCGATGTTTGTTGCAGGCGATGAAATTTGCAGAACACAACAGGGAAACAATAATGCTTATTGTCAGGATAACGAACTATCCTGGTTCAATTGGCAGGATGTTGATACCAATAAGTCTATGCTGCAGTTCTGGCAACGGCTGATCGCTTTTCGTAAAGTTCACCCGCGTTTATTTCGCAATAAATATTACAATAGTGAAATAAACAAGAGTGGATTATCCGATATATTATGGCATGGATGTGAACTGGGGAAACCTGGTTGGTATGACCCAAGCGGGCTGGCATTAGCGATGACACTTGGAGAACGGGCCGACGGGGAAGATATACATATTATGTTTAATATGTATTGGGAAGGACTTGAATTTGAGTTGCCGGATATTGAAGGAGAGAAGTGGTATCGCGCCATTGATACATTCTTATCCTCTCCTTTAGATATCGCTAAAACCGGGGAGGAAATAGTGCATAGCGGTTCGCATTATAAAGTGAATGCGCGCAGTGTTGTTGTCTTAATTTCAAAAAAAGATCCGATCTGCTAA
- the rrtA gene encoding rhombosortase, with translation MRSLIIETSLIILLTLILYLFEPEASELLAYYHNGIAEGEIWRLISATFCHTNFNHLVLNIVGLVITLALFVDLFKTIKIFPIIIFCSLFIGLCLFFFDTEVIWYVGLSGVLHGLFSYGVVTDIAKKDPWGYLLGAGLVIKIIYEQMFGASQSTINLIAAEVLVNAHLYGAIAGFIFFAYKKKIDK, from the coding sequence ATGCGCTCTCTTATTATCGAAACGTCATTGATAATATTACTGACTCTTATACTTTATTTGTTTGAGCCGGAAGCCAGTGAACTACTGGCATATTACCATAATGGCATAGCAGAAGGAGAAATTTGGAGACTGATTAGTGCCACATTTTGCCATACTAATTTTAATCATCTGGTATTAAATATCGTGGGCTTAGTGATCACTTTGGCATTATTTGTTGATCTTTTTAAGACCATTAAAATTTTCCCAATCATTATTTTCTGCAGTTTATTTATCGGGTTATGCCTGTTTTTCTTTGATACTGAGGTTATTTGGTATGTGGGCTTATCGGGTGTTTTACACGGTTTATTTAGCTACGGGGTTGTCACCGATATTGCGAAGAAAGATCCCTGGGGTTATCTGCTGGGAGCAGGTCTGGTTATTAAGATTATTTATGAGCAAATGTTTGGCGCATCGCAAAGTACGATCAATTTAATTGCGGCAGAAGTATTAGTTAATGCGCATCTTTACGGCGCTATCGCGGGTTTTATTTTTTTTGCATATAAAAAAAAGATTGATAAATAA